One genomic segment of Chryseobacterium phocaeense includes these proteins:
- a CDS encoding nucleotidyltransferase domain-containing protein, translated as MEEALEVFLNHWKSKKSVIGILLTGSYAVGLQNKNSDIDIRIIFNQTQTKTLKGLTTINGYTFSYLGRSSDSVKRKFNSEFISRQKFEAYIFNIGKILYDPKSTITELQDLAATYVATPFFKKLNIKSEVKAGLYGLYNHKNHLISIDEESPFFHYHYYVFLKKVLFYYSSYLGYESFLDTKTEKVLCDPGYRAAYHWEDFPDKDFVKLWISGIDPKKISKNTAKTIYHHIESKIEKINEENFKTHWLES; from the coding sequence ATGGAAGAAGCACTCGAAGTCTTTTTAAACCACTGGAAAAGTAAAAAGTCTGTCATTGGCATTCTGCTTACCGGAAGCTATGCAGTAGGATTACAGAATAAAAATTCGGATATTGATATCCGGATTATATTTAATCAAACCCAAACAAAAACCTTAAAAGGCCTCACCACTATCAATGGTTATACATTTTCTTATCTCGGAAGAAGCTCAGATTCTGTTAAAAGAAAATTCAACAGTGAATTTATCAGCAGGCAGAAATTTGAAGCTTATATTTTCAACATTGGTAAAATTCTATATGATCCTAAGAGTACCATTACAGAACTGCAAGACCTTGCGGCAACCTATGTTGCCACTCCCTTTTTTAAAAAATTAAATATAAAAAGTGAAGTGAAGGCCGGACTGTACGGGTTGTATAACCATAAAAATCATTTGATCTCCATTGACGAAGAATCACCGTTTTTTCATTACCATTATTATGTATTTCTAAAAAAAGTGCTTTTCTATTATTCTTCCTATCTGGGATATGAATCATTTTTAGACACAAAAACAGAAAAAGTTCTATGCGACCCAGGCTACAGGGCTGCCTATCACTGGGAAGATTTTCCGGATAAAGATTTTGTAAAATTGTGGATTTCAGGCATTGATCCTAAAAAAATCAGCAAAAACACAGCAAAAACAATTTATCACCACATAGAGAGCAAAATAGAAAAAATCAATGAAGAAAATTTTAAAACACACTGGTTGGAGTCTTAA
- a CDS encoding TonB-dependent receptor, with amino-acid sequence MKLINKSMLSAVITLSTASVYYAQEVQDTVKAKSNDIEQVVITGVADIAKDRKTPVAVSTIKEAQIVQRLGNQEFPEILNSTPSIYATKGGGGFGDGRVNIRGFDTNNTAVMINGVPVNDMEGGTVYWSNWLGLSDVTSAMQVQRGLGSSKLAIASIGGTINVITRAADKKKEGNVTLGLGNDGYLKTLFSYNTGKSAKGWSTSFLMARTAGATYIDGSDFEAYNYYFALGYQPNKKHDFQFTFTGAPQWHNQNFNGTIATYLDMGDGKLDKVFGDEPNRKYNSNWGYMNGRQYSQSVNYYSKPVASINWDWTMSEKSKLSTVVYASWGRGGGTGVIGSINGTSINSLPKTQDGLIRFDDIVAWNQGQAVQWNPSNPAAPINKVNATPGVAQRTNGLVRRASVNSHDWYGILSNFQHKINDNWNFSAGFDGRYYYGYHPGVLTDLWGNSKFIEKDNKNNPNMDVNLVYDPVPSANPFVKAIKDKDQLVYRNYNGEVLWGGVFGQLEYSKDNLSAFIQGSASEQGFSRIDNWIIDGVTEQLGEKVNTKTKMKYLFGYNAKAGVNYNINDNHNVFVNAGYYSKQPNFFAVFPYSVSDGRQTGNQQVINKDLQNEKIASAEFGYGFRSSKLRANLNLYYTSWDDRFVRLTNLTIYGLERATVSLNGVKQVHMGAELEMFYKPLDFLEFNGMLSIGNWKYKNNPTGLLVDENGAPIAGSNGRNEVTLALDGLKVSDAAQTTAAIGATVKPVKNLDIYGTWRYYDNLYGTFSINSGFIIGENGQIPAARAEKGSLKAPSYNLTDVGASYTFNMRNGQKLILTANVYNLFDATYISDLRSSNKKTISDYKDVPGGQTAQQQLDAYNANPSNFYKGLDVSNNVYFGFGRTWSASLSYRF; translated from the coding sequence ATGAAATTAATCAACAAATCGATGCTATCTGCAGTGATTACTTTATCTACAGCTAGTGTTTATTATGCTCAAGAAGTTCAGGATACAGTGAAAGCTAAATCCAATGACATTGAACAAGTTGTAATCACTGGTGTTGCTGATATTGCTAAAGATAGAAAAACACCGGTAGCAGTTTCAACCATTAAGGAAGCACAAATCGTACAACGATTAGGAAACCAGGAATTTCCTGAGATCTTAAACTCTACTCCTTCCATCTATGCCACAAAAGGTGGTGGTGGTTTTGGGGACGGGCGTGTCAATATTCGTGGTTTTGATACAAACAACACAGCAGTAATGATCAACGGTGTTCCCGTAAACGATATGGAAGGGGGTACAGTTTACTGGTCAAACTGGCTTGGTTTATCCGATGTTACTTCTGCAATGCAGGTTCAGAGAGGTTTAGGATCTTCTAAATTAGCAATTGCATCTATTGGAGGAACCATTAACGTTATCACAAGAGCTGCTGATAAAAAGAAAGAAGGAAATGTAACTTTAGGTCTTGGTAATGATGGATATCTTAAAACTTTATTCTCATATAACACAGGGAAATCAGCAAAAGGATGGTCTACTTCATTCTTAATGGCAAGAACTGCCGGAGCAACTTATATTGACGGTTCTGATTTTGAAGCATATAACTACTATTTTGCTTTAGGTTATCAGCCAAATAAAAAACACGATTTCCAGTTCACATTTACAGGTGCTCCTCAATGGCACAACCAAAACTTTAACGGAACTATTGCTACGTATTTAGATATGGGTGATGGTAAACTGGATAAAGTTTTCGGTGACGAACCAAACAGAAAATACAATTCCAACTGGGGATATATGAACGGAAGACAATATTCTCAATCTGTAAACTACTACAGTAAGCCGGTTGCATCCATTAACTGGGACTGGACTATGAGTGAGAAGTCTAAATTATCAACTGTTGTTTATGCTTCATGGGGACGTGGAGGTGGGACCGGAGTTATCGGATCTATTAACGGAACAAGCATCAACAGTCTTCCAAAAACTCAGGATGGTTTAATCCGTTTCGATGACATTGTTGCCTGGAACCAGGGACAAGCGGTACAATGGAACCCTTCTAATCCTGCTGCACCTATCAACAAGGTAAATGCTACACCTGGTGTTGCACAAAGAACTAACGGTTTGGTGAGAAGAGCTTCTGTAAACTCTCATGACTGGTATGGAATACTTTCCAATTTCCAACATAAAATCAATGATAACTGGAATTTCTCTGCCGGTTTTGACGGAAGATACTACTACGGATACCACCCGGGAGTTTTAACAGATCTTTGGGGGAATAGCAAATTCATTGAAAAAGACAACAAGAACAATCCAAATATGGATGTAAATCTTGTTTATGATCCGGTGCCTTCTGCAAATCCATTCGTAAAAGCAATAAAAGATAAAGACCAGCTTGTATACAGAAACTACAACGGAGAAGTTCTTTGGGGTGGTGTTTTCGGACAATTAGAGTATTCTAAGGATAACCTTTCTGCATTTATTCAGGGGTCTGCTTCTGAGCAAGGGTTTTCAAGAATTGACAACTGGATTATTGATGGTGTGACTGAGCAGTTAGGAGAAAAGGTTAACACAAAAACCAAAATGAAGTATCTGTTCGGGTATAACGCAAAAGCTGGTGTTAACTATAATATCAATGACAATCACAATGTATTTGTGAACGCCGGATACTATTCTAAGCAGCCTAACTTCTTTGCAGTTTTCCCTTATTCAGTTTCAGACGGTAGACAGACAGGTAACCAACAGGTGATCAACAAGGATCTTCAGAATGAAAAAATTGCTTCTGCAGAATTCGGTTACGGTTTCAGATCTTCTAAACTACGAGCAAACCTTAACCTTTACTATACTTCATGGGATGATAGATTCGTTCGTCTTACCAACCTTACTATTTACGGTCTGGAAAGAGCAACTGTTAGCTTAAACGGAGTAAAGCAGGTGCATATGGGAGCGGAACTGGAAATGTTCTACAAACCTCTTGATTTCCTAGAATTCAACGGAATGCTATCTATAGGTAACTGGAAATACAAAAACAACCCCACAGGTCTTTTAGTTGATGAAAACGGAGCTCCTATTGCCGGATCAAACGGAAGAAACGAAGTTACATTAGCTCTGGATGGTCTTAAAGTATCTGATGCAGCACAAACAACAGCTGCTATTGGAGCTACTGTAAAACCAGTTAAAAATCTTGACATTTACGGAACATGGAGATATTATGACAACCTATACGGAACATTCAGTATCAACAGTGGTTTCATCATTGGAGAAAATGGACAGATTCCTGCAGCAAGAGCTGAGAAAGGTTCTCTAAAAGCACCTTCTTATAACCTGACTGATGTGGGAGCATCTTATACATTTAATATGAGAAACGGACAGAAATTGATCCTGACAGCCAATGTTTATAACTTATTTGATGCTACGTACATTTCAGATTTAAGATCTTCAAACAAGAAAACGATTTCTGATTACAAAGATGTTCCAGGTGGACAGACTGCTCAACAGCAACTAGACGCCTATAATGCAAACCCTAGCAACTTCTACAAAGGTTTGGATGTTAGCAACAACGTTTATTTCGGATTCGGAAGAACTTGGTCTGCTTCACTTTCTTACAGATTCTAA
- the nadC gene encoding carboxylating nicotinate-nucleotide diphosphorylase gives MKRPSYVTDKVLKTFIKNALEEDIQDGDQSTLSTIPADLKQSAKLLVKQDCILAGVELAEIIFKTFDKDLKVEVFIKDGSAAKVGDIALIVTGSARSILSTERLILNCMQRMSGIATLTHDWDSRLVGSKTKLLDTRKTTPNFRVCEKWAVAIGGGTNHRYGLYDMIMLKDNHIDYNGSITNAVKMAKDYVKKNKKKLKIEVETRNLEEVKEALKAKADRIMLDNMNVGMMKQAVELINGACESEASGGITRDMLKEIASTGVTYISAGALTHSAENIDLSLKAVK, from the coding sequence ATGAAAAGACCAAGCTACGTTACCGATAAAGTATTAAAAACATTCATCAAAAACGCCCTGGAAGAAGACATTCAGGATGGTGATCAATCTACCCTTTCCACCATTCCGGCTGATCTGAAGCAGAGTGCTAAACTTCTCGTAAAGCAGGACTGCATTTTAGCCGGTGTTGAACTCGCGGAAATCATTTTTAAAACTTTTGATAAAGATCTGAAAGTTGAAGTTTTTATCAAAGACGGATCTGCCGCGAAAGTTGGAGATATAGCTTTAATTGTTACCGGAAGCGCAAGATCTATTCTTTCAACAGAAAGACTTATCCTGAACTGTATGCAGAGGATGAGCGGTATTGCTACCCTCACCCACGACTGGGACTCCCGCCTGGTGGGAAGCAAAACAAAACTTCTGGACACCAGAAAAACCACTCCTAACTTCAGGGTATGCGAAAAATGGGCTGTTGCTATAGGCGGCGGAACCAACCACAGATACGGTCTGTATGACATGATCATGCTTAAAGATAATCACATTGATTATAACGGAAGTATTACAAATGCCGTAAAAATGGCCAAAGACTACGTTAAAAAGAATAAGAAAAAACTGAAGATTGAGGTAGAGACCAGAAATCTTGAAGAAGTTAAAGAAGCCCTTAAAGCAAAAGCAGACAGAATCATGCTTGATAATATGAATGTTGGTATGATGAAACAGGCAGTTGAACTCATTAATGGTGCTTGTGAGTCTGAAGCATCAGGAGGAATTACCCGTGATATGTTAAAAGAAATAGCCTCTACGGGCGTCACCTACATCTCTGCAGGAGCCCTTACCCACTCCGCCGAAAATATCGATTTGAGTCTCAAAGCCGTGAAATAG